Proteins found in one Opitutaceae bacterium genomic segment:
- a CDS encoding HD domain-containing protein: protein MSTSESQVQTEASNVKELAADLVKARELAERAHAGLHRRDGQPYITHPVRVAMSLTHRPLAVRCVALLHDVLEDSTAVGSADIERALSHTIAEDVVTAVVALTKRPGEFYGAYITRVMANPIAREVKVADILDNLGQDPTASQVVKYAKALKVLCLDDDLFGKGVELTHARARMDLLEQRTRDLAETKKEVTQLRALVESREQSIKVNRDEHREFVLSATAAITQVEKERDNLKTAVAEAIREQAKLTQENQRLAATLAVTTMQLAGYKARAEGRPQDWEANAFRAMGLAEDYLKRAHAAEGRAAGGSEGTIPLPAAVQAEVRRAMGKYPNWPTDPLHALAVLGEEYGEVTKALLELTYEPHKTSKEEARKEIVQCAAMALRLLASFDRYDFKPSEQHSQSGGSEVRS, encoded by the coding sequence ATGAGTACCTCCGAATCCCAAGTTCAAACCGAAGCGTCCAACGTCAAGGAATTGGCCGCCGATCTCGTGAAAGCCAGGGAGCTGGCCGAACGCGCACATGCGGGACTGCACCGCCGCGATGGACAGCCGTACATCACGCATCCAGTTCGCGTCGCCATGTCGCTCACCCATCGGCCTCTGGCCGTACGGTGCGTGGCCTTGCTCCATGATGTACTGGAGGACTCGACGGCAGTCGGCTCGGCTGACATTGAGCGAGCGCTCTCTCATACGATCGCAGAAGATGTGGTGACGGCGGTGGTGGCCCTGACGAAACGCCCGGGCGAATTCTACGGCGCCTATATCACACGAGTCATGGCCAACCCGATCGCACGGGAGGTGAAGGTCGCGGATATCCTGGACAACCTTGGCCAAGATCCGACTGCGAGCCAGGTCGTGAAGTACGCCAAGGCGCTGAAGGTGCTTTGTCTGGATGATGATCTTTTCGGGAAGGGCGTGGAGCTGACGCATGCTCGAGCCAGGATGGATCTGCTGGAGCAGAGGACGCGTGACCTCGCCGAGACCAAGAAGGAAGTGACACAGCTGCGTGCCCTCGTTGAGAGCCGTGAGCAGTCCATCAAGGTGAATCGGGACGAGCATCGCGAGTTTGTGCTGAGTGCGACGGCAGCGATCACCCAGGTCGAGAAGGAGAGAGACAACCTCAAGACCGCGGTGGCCGAGGCGATCCGGGAACAGGCGAAGCTCACTCAGGAGAACCAGCGTCTGGCCGCGACGCTGGCGGTGACCACGATGCAACTGGCGGGCTACAAGGCGAGGGCCGAGGGGCGGCCGCAAGACTGGGAGGCAAACGCTTTCAGGGCTATGGGCCTCGCCGAGGATTATCTCAAGCGAGCGCATGCCGCTGAGGGCCGGGCAGCCGGAGGAAGCGAGGGCACGATACCACTTCCCGCTGCGGTGCAGGCGGAGGTCCGGCGGGCGATGGGGAAGTACCCGAACTGGCCGACCGATCCGCTGCACGCGCTCGCTGTACTGGGTGAGGAGTATGGCGAGGTGACGAAGGCGCTCCTCGAACTCACGTACGAGCCGCACAAGACGAGCAAGGAAGAGGCTCGCAAGGAGATCGTCCAATGTGCGGCGATGGCGCTACGGCTTCTCGCGAGCTTCGATCGATACGATTTCAAGCCGTCGGAGCAGCACTCGCAGAGTGGTGGAAGTGAGGTGCGGTCGTGA
- a CDS encoding phage Gp37/Gp68 family protein, which yields MAENSKIEWTDHTFNPWIGCTKVSPGCANCYAETLMDTRYKRVKWGKGQPRVRTSAANWNLPLKWDREAAAIRDALNAGGKFGASRPRVFCASLADWLDDEVPIEWLVDLLDLIRRTPNLDWLLLTKRPENFEKRIKEAGDYVRCLDRTSIIYAAIADNLDAWAIGFRIPANVWIGTTVEDQPRADERRNALRDIPARVRFVSHEPSLEVVDWTGWEFADWFTSGGESGHGARPSNPAAHRAVRDFCAQHKKAYHFKQWGDWGRRGENGITLDDAGRLDRMGFWRDGREWNTGFTSGGDEHMVRVGKARAGRLLDGREHNEFPQPLGKTP from the coding sequence ATGGCTGAGAACTCAAAGATTGAATGGACCGACCACACGTTTAACCCGTGGATCGGCTGCACGAAGGTTTCCCCAGGCTGCGCAAACTGCTACGCCGAGACCCTGATGGACACGCGATACAAGCGCGTGAAGTGGGGCAAGGGCCAGCCGCGCGTGCGGACCTCGGCGGCGAACTGGAACCTGCCGCTCAAGTGGGACCGTGAAGCTGCAGCGATTCGGGACGCATTGAATGCCGGAGGAAAGTTTGGCGCGTCGCGCCCCCGCGTGTTTTGCGCATCGCTCGCCGACTGGCTCGACGACGAGGTGCCGATTGAATGGCTGGTCGACCTGCTCGACCTGATCCGCAGGACGCCGAATCTCGACTGGCTCCTGCTCACGAAGCGGCCAGAGAACTTTGAAAAGCGCATCAAGGAAGCGGGTGATTACGTCAGGTGCCTTGACCGAACTAGCATCATTTACGCCGCCATAGCAGATAATTTGGACGCTTGGGCAATTGGCTTTCGCATTCCCGCTAACGTCTGGATCGGCACGACGGTCGAGGATCAGCCTCGCGCCGACGAGCGGAGGAACGCGCTTCGCGACATTCCTGCGCGTGTTCGTTTTGTTTCTCACGAGCCATCCCTTGAGGTTGTGGATTGGACCGGATGGGAGTTTGCAGACTGGTTTACCTCCGGGGGTGAGTCAGGGCACGGCGCTCGTCCGTCCAATCCTGCTGCGCACAGGGCGGTGCGCGATTTCTGCGCTCAGCATAAAAAGGCCTATCACTTCAAGCAGTGGGGAGACTGGGGTAGGCGTGGCGAAAACGGCATTACGTTGGACGACGCAGGCAGGCTCGATCGCATGGGGTTCTGGCGCGATGGGCGCGAGTGGAACACCGGGTTCACCAGCGGCGGCGACGAACACATGGTCCGCGTCGGCAAGGCCCGCGCCGGTCGCCTCCTCGACGGCCGGGAGCACAACGAGTTTCCGCAGCCACTTGGAAAAACTCCATGA
- a CDS encoding DUF2513 domain-containing protein yields the protein MRLTADRSTLRASRHKPVELAPGFALSLLRLGAFFLPWLALQRVIPFARRMRSFPRDLKLIREILEWAIEGSPHEKKPCPEHPDVLGYHVKILHEAGYIDARSCFDRTLDSEDYIEVDEIEHVTWTGQDLLEALSQETLLNRVIGELKSKGLAVSFDLAVAGVKMLARKEFGLDDQG from the coding sequence TTGCGCCTCACCGCCGACCGGTCGACGCTACGAGCCTCCCGCCATAAACCGGTCGAGCTTGCTCCCGGTTTCGCCCTCAGCCTCCTCCGGCTGGGGGCGTTTTTTTTGCCCTGGCTTGCGCTTCAACGAGTGATCCCTTTTGCTCGGCGTATGCGAAGCTTTCCGCGGGACCTTAAGCTTATACGGGAGATTCTTGAATGGGCGATAGAGGGGTCCCCTCACGAAAAAAAACCATGCCCAGAGCACCCAGACGTTCTGGGCTACCACGTGAAGATACTCCACGAGGCTGGCTACATCGACGCGAGATCTTGCTTCGACCGAACACTCGACAGTGAGGACTACATCGAGGTCGACGAGATCGAGCACGTTACGTGGACCGGGCAAGATCTTCTTGAGGCCCTCTCCCAGGAGACGCTCTTGAATAGAGTCATCGGCGAACTGAAGTCCAAAGGACTGGCCGTCTCGTTCGACCTGGCTGTGGCTGGAGTAAAGATGCTGGCCCGAAAAGAGTTCGGCCTGGATGATCAAGGCTAG
- a CDS encoding DUF6527 family protein: MKPVLTRLAPGIAERPAHPEVMFYCPGCKCGHGVWTEKPALNGARWSWNGDMVKPTFSPSLLIDTEYPQGCDEQGRPRPSVRTVCHSFVRDGQIQFLGDCTHELAGQTVPLPPVDR; the protein is encoded by the coding sequence ATGAAGCCCGTCCTCACACGCCTCGCCCCGGGAATCGCCGAGCGCCCTGCGCATCCTGAAGTGATGTTCTACTGCCCGGGCTGCAAGTGCGGGCACGGCGTCTGGACCGAGAAGCCCGCGCTCAATGGCGCACGATGGAGCTGGAACGGCGACATGGTGAAGCCAACGTTCTCGCCATCGCTGCTCATCGACACGGAGTATCCGCAAGGCTGCGATGAGCAAGGCAGGCCGCGGCCATCGGTGCGCACTGTCTGCCACTCGTTCGTGCGCGACGGTCAGATTCAATTCCTTGGCGATTGCACGCACGAGCTGGCTGGACAGACCGTGCCGCTTCCGCCGGTCGACAGATGA
- a CDS encoding HK97 family phage prohead protease codes for MPTIVRETIKTERKLISLKRAAATPVQKTADPLVGRTVFFKHEGQRLAGKCTGVYGENVVVRLAVPDRQGVLIISDSEAKIKLAQVEQGVPEPVSVERQVKRFEVGLDLKLAEDQKAVEVLDKDGKIEDYKDVYIEGFASTFAATTPRDRGGDYILPGAFDQTLSEFRKNPVILVDHRNEVSFLAGSWEKLSITQQGLAVRGKITNSPAMRDLRFKLVEGHLKGLSIGGIFHYLEDRYGIDDIDLFEISIVCVPMNPDALMEARSITIEDCRKAFELHRGRKSQPASAKP; via the coding sequence ATGCCGACGATCGTGCGCGAAACCATCAAGACCGAGAGGAAACTCATCTCGCTCAAGCGGGCAGCCGCCACTCCTGTGCAGAAGACGGCGGATCCGCTGGTGGGCCGCACCGTGTTTTTCAAGCACGAGGGTCAGCGACTGGCCGGAAAGTGCACGGGCGTCTACGGCGAGAACGTGGTGGTCCGACTGGCCGTCCCCGATCGCCAGGGCGTGCTTATCATCTCCGACTCCGAGGCGAAGATCAAACTCGCCCAGGTCGAGCAGGGTGTGCCCGAGCCGGTCTCGGTCGAACGCCAGGTGAAGCGCTTTGAAGTCGGGCTCGATCTCAAGCTGGCGGAGGACCAAAAGGCGGTCGAGGTCCTGGACAAGGATGGAAAGATTGAGGACTACAAGGACGTCTACATCGAGGGCTTCGCCTCGACCTTCGCCGCCACAACCCCGCGCGACCGCGGTGGTGACTACATTCTGCCAGGTGCGTTCGACCAGACCCTGAGCGAGTTCCGCAAGAACCCGGTCATCCTCGTCGATCACCGCAACGAAGTGAGCTTTCTCGCCGGCTCGTGGGAGAAGCTCTCGATCACGCAGCAAGGACTGGCCGTGCGTGGCAAGATCACGAATAGCCCGGCAATGCGCGACCTTCGGTTCAAACTCGTCGAGGGCCATCTTAAGGGCCTGTCGATCGGCGGAATCTTTCACTACCTCGAAGACCGTTACGGCATCGATGACATCGATCTATTTGAGATCTCAATCGTCTGCGTCCCGATGAACCCCGACGCACTCATGGAGGCACGGTCGATCACGATCGAGGACTGCCGCAAGGCATTCGAACTCCATCGAGGACGAAAGTCACAACCAGCTTCGGCCAAACCCTAG
- a CDS encoding phage major capsid protein, which yields MNAKDLKRLATLLAKSNRSEAEEAELTALREKAAKAEDVSIEAIAEVINEAVKSATTNALTADQVKSVVAEALKTVKVEGVNKDEITSLVTEAVKKNVPAAGASLEDVKKLLEESLKNVRQGSKMEHSETEIIMPVSHRSGNLSVGQKQLLNVLTKGESHINEGIRESDLQDAEKRSFVAEQKLINQIKTKAMTNSGAGTGLELMNSTISSQIIQRLYLASLLAQRMVASEIVMPSDPYKFPLITTRPVFRSGIAQNTTHTGSDVGSGGLTLTSQKLIGSVDYSYEADEDSLIPLLPMITEQLGDAAAEALEDALINGDTAGSQDTGTDANAALKIFDGLRKLSLAQADLKVSFASTGLTAAAIGSLRKAMGKYGMNPRDLIILAGAKGYNDIVQLPETLTAEKAGDRANARIFTGMAPNLFGMDIIPSAKVREDLNASGVFDNTTTTKGSIHVVHVPSFVLGVRRGLLLETEVDKKAQTKSVIASFRRAFKPKEALTIAKAVATGYNYTA from the coding sequence ATGAATGCGAAAGACCTGAAGCGTTTGGCCACGCTCTTGGCCAAGTCCAACCGTAGCGAAGCTGAAGAGGCTGAGCTCACTGCCCTTCGTGAGAAGGCCGCAAAAGCCGAGGACGTCTCGATTGAGGCGATTGCCGAGGTGATCAACGAGGCGGTCAAGTCCGCCACGACCAACGCGCTCACCGCCGACCAGGTGAAGTCCGTCGTCGCCGAAGCGCTCAAGACCGTGAAGGTCGAAGGCGTGAACAAGGACGAGATCACCTCCCTCGTGACTGAGGCGGTGAAGAAGAACGTCCCGGCCGCCGGCGCCTCGCTCGAGGATGTGAAGAAGCTCCTCGAGGAGAGCCTCAAGAACGTCCGCCAGGGCTCCAAGATGGAGCACTCCGAGACCGAAATCATCATGCCTGTCTCCCACCGTTCGGGCAACCTCTCGGTTGGCCAGAAGCAGCTCCTGAACGTCCTGACCAAGGGCGAGAGCCATATCAACGAAGGCATCCGCGAGTCCGACCTCCAGGACGCGGAGAAGCGCTCGTTCGTGGCCGAGCAGAAGCTGATCAACCAGATCAAGACGAAGGCCATGACCAACTCCGGTGCTGGCACCGGCCTCGAGTTGATGAACTCCACCATCAGCTCCCAGATCATCCAGCGCCTGTACCTCGCCTCCCTCCTTGCCCAGCGCATGGTCGCGAGCGAGATCGTCATGCCGAGCGATCCGTACAAGTTCCCGCTCATCACGACCCGTCCGGTCTTCCGCTCTGGCATCGCCCAGAACACAACCCACACGGGCTCGGACGTTGGCTCGGGCGGCCTGACCCTCACCAGCCAGAAGCTGATCGGCTCCGTCGATTACAGCTACGAGGCTGACGAGGACTCGCTCATCCCGCTCCTCCCGATGATCACCGAGCAGCTCGGCGACGCCGCGGCAGAAGCGTTGGAAGACGCGTTGATCAACGGCGACACCGCCGGCAGCCAGGACACCGGCACGGACGCCAACGCGGCCCTGAAGATCTTCGACGGCCTCCGCAAGCTCTCGCTTGCCCAGGCGGACCTGAAGGTCAGCTTCGCCTCCACTGGTCTCACCGCGGCCGCCATTGGCTCGCTGCGCAAGGCCATGGGCAAGTACGGCATGAACCCGAGGGATCTGATCATCCTCGCCGGCGCCAAGGGCTACAACGACATCGTTCAGCTGCCCGAGACGCTCACGGCCGAGAAGGCTGGCGATCGCGCGAACGCCCGCATCTTCACCGGCATGGCTCCGAACCTCTTCGGAATGGACATCATCCCGTCGGCCAAGGTGCGCGAGGACCTCAATGCCTCTGGTGTGTTCGACAACACCACGACCACGAAGGGTTCGATCCACGTCGTACACGTCCCGAGCTTCGTGCTCGGTGTCCGCCGCGGACTCCTCCTGGAGACCGAGGTCGACAAGAAGGCGCAGACGAAGTCGGTCATCGCCTCCTTCCGTCGTGCGTTCAAGCCGAAGGAAGCCCTGACGATCGCCAAGGCCGTTGCCACGGGCTACAACTACACCGCCTAA
- a CDS encoding HK97 gp10 family phage protein, translated as MAESLRALTQPEVLDRPVEIAAWKVRTELIQRTPKRWTGNTRQNWQVKRISPGSWSVFNPSKIMRYLEDGTGHASGGWIYPVRAKALFVPLTQRASFGSWRDGLKYGVDYVLARRVRAIRPMKIVRNFQPIADVILRNEITAHINKLLRAS; from the coding sequence ATGGCGGAGAGTCTCCGCGCTCTCACTCAGCCCGAAGTGCTTGATCGTCCGGTCGAGATCGCGGCGTGGAAGGTCCGCACGGAGTTGATTCAGCGCACGCCCAAAAGGTGGACCGGAAACACGCGGCAGAATTGGCAGGTGAAGCGTATCAGTCCGGGCTCATGGTCGGTCTTCAATCCTTCGAAAATCATGCGCTACCTCGAGGACGGTACGGGGCATGCCTCCGGTGGATGGATTTACCCGGTGAGGGCGAAAGCACTTTTCGTCCCACTGACACAGCGGGCGAGTTTCGGCTCGTGGCGCGATGGCCTGAAGTACGGCGTTGACTACGTCCTGGCCAGGCGAGTCAGGGCGATCAGGCCGATGAAGATCGTTCGGAACTTTCAACCGATCGCCGACGTTATTCTCAGAAACGAGATCACGGCGCATATCAATAAACTCCTAAGAGCATCATGA
- a CDS encoding phage BR0599 family protein, whose translation MINLTFNAEPHWLVTYVPDAESVYGSVKADNRHTVGLSMREQRQKRRKLLQCTLSYSVTMNAAEASTLRSNLPIWLNRRFLVPFWPCMRVHSEQASGSVSGRIRIWWNDLPGGQFEVRTNANPAVLTAPLGLSVLASTRTAPVMRATFDSMPEFGEPNTDGDVTVTFRFVEDATASTCMELPAVSFTYGAMVNGANVPKLTVPVDWDDRRAEARARVIKEQIGLKMVASEAYHNHEVRMVHHFSAKCFGSELQYVLGLFKTCAGSIYPFYAPDDKSPTGVLYGRFDSDEIEIEWEKMGYGDNEEIAIVRFDFQTLPSEEVIPVGETYGVSIGPEPETFLAIKVTNDSGYAWCYTDNPVAVTNAMGTFQPLETLEIGDIEEELNMQISDTTLRMEDFPGNPFRSLKLGTGDLLLTVTIIEGRVANPALYEVMFIGDAVTADDNPPILTIKLRDEAGAFLDIEGPRMSTSKSCHAVIFDQKCKLTETAFKLTRTLVSFSNGIAEFSGGSIASGHLALGQARRKLATGDQDYHVTDNYTLPNGNVAVVIQGDILPAPTGAEALWELLPGCDGAYETCQNKFNNLENFHAYHRMPDVNPSMVPVAQSTRGGKK comes from the coding sequence ATGATCAACCTCACGTTTAACGCTGAGCCGCACTGGCTGGTCACCTACGTCCCCGACGCCGAGTCGGTTTATGGATCGGTCAAGGCCGACAACAGGCACACGGTTGGCCTGAGCATGCGCGAGCAAAGACAGAAGAGGCGAAAGCTCCTCCAGTGCACGCTGAGCTACTCGGTGACGATGAACGCCGCCGAGGCCTCCACGCTTCGGTCAAACCTGCCGATCTGGCTGAATCGCCGATTCCTCGTCCCATTCTGGCCGTGCATGCGCGTGCACTCGGAGCAGGCGAGCGGCAGTGTGAGTGGACGAATACGCATCTGGTGGAATGATCTTCCGGGAGGTCAGTTTGAAGTCAGGACAAACGCTAATCCCGCGGTGCTCACAGCTCCGCTCGGACTGTCAGTCCTCGCCTCGACCCGGACGGCTCCGGTGATGCGTGCGACGTTCGACTCAATGCCGGAGTTCGGTGAACCCAACACCGACGGTGACGTGACTGTGACCTTCCGCTTTGTTGAGGACGCTACCGCCAGCACGTGCATGGAACTCCCTGCCGTGAGCTTCACCTATGGCGCGATGGTCAACGGTGCGAATGTGCCAAAGCTGACTGTCCCGGTTGATTGGGATGATCGGCGGGCCGAGGCACGAGCTCGGGTGATCAAGGAGCAGATCGGCCTGAAGATGGTGGCGAGCGAAGCCTACCACAATCACGAGGTTCGGATGGTCCACCACTTCTCAGCCAAGTGCTTTGGAAGTGAGCTGCAGTACGTGCTTGGCCTGTTCAAGACCTGCGCCGGCAGCATCTATCCCTTCTACGCACCGGATGACAAAAGCCCGACTGGTGTGCTTTATGGTCGCTTCGACTCGGATGAGATCGAGATTGAGTGGGAGAAGATGGGCTACGGCGACAATGAGGAGATTGCGATCGTCCGGTTCGATTTCCAGACCCTGCCTTCTGAAGAGGTGATCCCGGTCGGTGAGACCTACGGTGTATCGATCGGCCCCGAGCCGGAAACGTTTTTAGCGATCAAGGTGACGAACGACTCTGGCTACGCCTGGTGCTACACCGACAATCCTGTCGCGGTGACCAACGCCATGGGCACCTTCCAGCCTCTCGAGACTCTGGAGATCGGGGACATCGAGGAGGAGTTGAATATGCAGATCTCCGACACGACGCTCCGTATGGAGGACTTTCCTGGGAATCCCTTCCGTTCGCTCAAGCTCGGGACAGGTGACCTGCTCCTGACTGTGACAATCATAGAGGGCCGCGTGGCGAATCCCGCTCTTTACGAGGTGATGTTTATCGGCGATGCGGTCACGGCCGACGACAATCCGCCGATTCTGACGATCAAGCTACGTGATGAGGCGGGGGCGTTCCTCGATATCGAGGGCCCGAGAATGAGTACCAGCAAGTCCTGTCACGCAGTGATCTTTGACCAAAAGTGCAAACTCACTGAGACGGCGTTCAAGCTCACACGCACACTCGTCAGTTTCAGCAATGGCATTGCCGAGTTCAGCGGCGGTTCGATCGCGAGTGGTCATCTCGCACTTGGTCAGGCCAGGCGAAAGCTCGCCACGGGAGATCAGGACTACCATGTCACCGACAACTACACGCTCCCGAACGGTAATGTCGCGGTGGTGATCCAAGGGGATATCCTCCCCGCTCCGACAGGAGCCGAGGCGCTCTGGGAACTTCTGCCTGGCTGCGACGGCGCGTACGAGACGTGCCAGAACAAATTCAATAACCTGGAAAACTTCCATGCGTATCACCGCATGCCAGACGTAAATCCGTCGATGGTGCCGGTCGCCCAAAGCACTCGAGGAGGAAAGAAATGA